A single region of the Oryzias melastigma strain HK-1 linkage group LG23, ASM292280v2, whole genome shotgun sequence genome encodes:
- the nfyba gene encoding nuclear transcription factor Y, beta a: MDGDSSTTDTSQLGITGEYMASGQYVLQPQDEDGEESMNDHEEGGAKENYREQDIYLPIANVARIMKNAVPQTGKIAKDAKECVQECVSEFISFITSEASERCHQEKRKTINGEDILFAMSTLGFDMYVDPLKLYLQKFREAMKGEKGIAGVPVGEGLTEELTDDFTNPLPAGIITADGQQQNVMVYTTSYQQIPTVQQIQFS, from the exons ATGGACGGCGACAGCTCGACCACCGACACGTCTCAGCTGGGCATCACTGGGGAGTACATGGCCTCTGGGCAGTACGTCCTCCAACCCCAGGATG AGGACGGAGAGGAGAGCATGAACGACCACGAGGAGGGGGGCGCCAAGGAGAACTACAGAGAGCAGGACATCTATCTGCCCATCGCAAACGTGGCGCGCATCATGAAGAACGCCGTTCCTCAAACTGGAAAG ATCGCCAAAGACGCCAAAGAGTGCGTGCAGGAGTGCGTGAGTGAGTTCATCAGCTTCATCACGTCGGAGGCGAGCGAGCGCTGCCACCAGGAGAAGAGGAAGACCATCAACGGCGAGGACATCCTGTTCGCCATGTCCACGCTGGGCTTCGACATGTACGTGGACCCGCTGAAGCTCTACCTGCAGAAGTTCCGAGAG GCGATGAAGGGAGAGAAGGGCATTGCAGGCGTGCCGGTCGGGGAGGGGCTGACCGAGGAGCTGACAGATGATTTCA CAAACCCGCTTCCAGCAGGGATCATCACGGCAGACGGGCAGCAGCAGAACGTCATGGTGTACACCACCTCATACCAGCag ATTCCCACCGTGCAGCAGATCCAGTTTTCATGA